AAAGAAACGAGATACCAAAGGAAGCCGCCTAAATCGGCGGCCCCGAGAGGACATACTGTACGGAAGGTGCTTGACTTTTACAGTTTATTTAATATGGATCGGTGGTATTGTTTTAGGGGATTGGGTGGTTGGTTTAGATTGGGGGAGATGGCAATTTGTAAATGACTGTGTTTTTGAGAGTTCTGCGGGCTTATGGCCCGTTTTTTTGTGGCTTGGGTTCTGAGGCTGACCACGCAGCCCGGCCCGAGACAACGATTATCTCAAAACCTAAATAGGTTTAACGCCCTTCTTAACAAATGCGTTGATATTTCTCCTTGGAAGTGATAGCATAAGCCACTTTTTCAATTGAAAAAGAGGTTTAAAAAAATGGGGATTACTCAAGATATTATAACTATCGAAAGAAAAATTGAAAGATTGAACAAAATCTGCGAGGAGGAAGGAAAAAAACGTGGCGGAGATTAAGTACCTGAAGGACTACCCCCAGTACCTGCCTATCGTGGCGTACTGGAACTACAGGGAGTGGCACACGGGCGAGCTCCCCTTCGACGACATCATTGTAAGATACCAGAAGAGGATGCGGTACGCCGCCGTCCCCACGACGCTTATCGCAATCGAGGACACCATGCCGGTGGGGTCGGTGTCGTTGAAACTCGACGATCTCCCGGAGCGCCCCGACCTCAACCCGTGGCTGGCGTCCTTCATCGTCACGCCCGACTACCGCGGCCGGGGGATAGGGAGACAGCTAATCCGCGCCGCCGAGGCCGCCGCCAAAGAGGCGGGCGTCTCCCGACTGTACCTTTACACCCACACCGCCGACGCCCTCTACGAGAAGGAGGGGTGGACGTACCTCGAGGTGGTGAAGACTAAAAAGGGCTATGAAGAGTCGATCTACCACAAGGACCTTTAAATGTATCTAACGAGGATTAATATAATATGCTGTTGATGAAAAAAGAGGGGGCCAAGGGTTCGGTCGTCTTCATCCACCCGGCTGGGTCTTCGGGAGAGATATGGAGGGACGACGCTCAGTACTTCTCCCGCCGGTACAACACCATGACGATGGACCTCCCGGGGCGGGGGGCCA
The window above is part of the Candidatus Zymogenus saltonus genome. Proteins encoded here:
- a CDS encoding GNAT family N-acetyltransferase, whose product is MAEIKYLKDYPQYLPIVAYWNYREWHTGELPFDDIIVRYQKRMRYAAVPTTLIAIEDTMPVGSVSLKLDDLPERPDLNPWLASFIVTPDYRGRGIGRQLIRAAEAAAKEAGVSRLYLYTHTADALYEKEGWTYLEVVKTKKGYEESIYHKDL